A genomic segment from Nicotiana sylvestris chromosome 1, ASM39365v2, whole genome shotgun sequence encodes:
- the LOC104211951 gene encoding sodium/hydrogen exchanger 1-like has translation MASELASMFPKLGSLGTSDHGSVVSINLFVALLCACIVIGHLLEENRWINESITALIIGLGVGVVILLISGGKSSHVLVFSEDLFFIYLLPPIIFNAGFQVKKKQFFVNFITIMLFGAIGTLISCAIISLGAIKFFKKLDIGFLDIGDYLAIGAIFAATDSVCTLQVLHQDETPLLYSLVFGEGVVNDATSVVLFNAIQNFDLSSVNPTIALRFIGNFLYLFLASTLLGAATGLLSAYIVKKLYFGRHSTDREVALMMLMAYLSYMLAELFYFSGILTVFFCGIVMSHYTWHNVTESSRVTTRHTFATLSFLAETFLFLYVGMDALDIEKWKFVSDSPGLSVAVSSILMGLILLGRAAFVFPLSFLSNLMKKSSEEKITFRQQVIIWWAGLMRGAVSMALAYNKFTRLGHTQLQDNAIMITSTITIVLFSTVVFGLMTKPLISLLLPPQRQLSTVSSDANTPKSLTAPLLGSQEGSEVDLNSQDLPHPPSLRMLLSAPTHKVHRYWRKFDDSFMRPVFGGRGFTPVAPGSPTEQEP, from the exons ATGGCGTCTGAGCTGGCTTCTATGTTTCCAAAACTGGGCTCTTTGGGTACTTCAGATCATGGTTCTGTTGTATCCATCAACCTCTTTGTGGCACTCCTTTGCGCTTGCATTGTCATTGGTCATCTGCTGGAGGAGAACCGCTGGATAAATGAGTCCATTACCGCCCTCATAATT GGCTTGGGTGTAGGAGTTGTTATCTTGCTCATAAGTGGGGGAAAGAGCTCACACGTTCTGGTCTTCAGTGAAGATCTCTTTTTCATATATCTACTTCCTCCAATCATATTTAATGCAGG GTTTCAGGTAAAAAAGAAGCAATTTTTCGTAAACTTCATTACTATAATGCTGTTCGGAGCCATTGGTACACTGATCTCATGTGCCATTATATCATTAG GTGCCATTAAATTCTTCAAGAAGTTGGACATTGGATTTCTAGATATTGGGGATTATCTCG CAATTGGAGCAATATTTGCTGCCACAGACTCCGTCTGCACGTTGCAG GTCCTACATCAGGATGAGACACCCCTCCTTTACAGTCTTGTATTTGGAGAAGGAGTTGTTAATGATGCTACATCGGTGGTGCTTTTCAATGCTATTCAAAACTTTGACCTTTCGAGCGTGAATCCCACTATTGCCCTTCGTTTCATTGGCAACTTCTTATATCTGTTCCTTGCTAGCACTTTACTGGGAGCAGCA ACTGGTCTTCTTAGTGCTTACATTGTCAAGAAGCTGTATTTTGGCAG GCATTCCACAGATCGCGAGGTTGCACTTATGATGCTCATGGCTTACTTATCATACATGTTGGCTGAA CTATTCTATTTCAGTGGGATTCTCACTGTATTTTTCTGTGGTATTGTAATGTCCCATTACACTTGGCACAATGTGACTGAGAGTTCAAGAGTCACTACAAG GCACACTTTTGCAACTTTGTCATTTCTTGCTGAGACTTTCCTCTTCCTCTATGTCGGTATGGATGCCTTGGATATCGAGAAGTGGAAATTTGTTAGTGATAG TCCTGGATTATCCGTTGCAGTAAGTTCGATACTGATGGGACTAATCTTGCTAGGGAGAGCTGCCTTTGTTTTTCCATTATCATTCTTATCCAACTTGATGAAGAAATCCTCAGAGGAAAAAATTACCTTTAGGCAGCAA GTGATAATATGGTGGGCAGGTTTGATGAGAGGTGCAGTGTCCATGGCACTGGCATATAATAAG TTCACTCGTTTGGGACACACTCAATTGCAAGACAACGCAATAATGATCACCAGCACCATTACCATTGTTCTTTTCAGCACAGTG gtATTTGGTTTAATGACAAAACCTCTTATAAGTCTCCTGCTGCCACCGCAGAGGCAGTTAAGTACAGTGTCATCAGATGCAAATACTCCAAAATCTCTTACAGCGCCACTTCTAGGCAGTCAAGAGGGTTCTGAAGTCGATTTAAATAGTCAAGATCTTCCTCACCCACCCAGTTTGAGGATGCTACTTTCTGCGCCAACTCATAAGGTGCATAGGTACTGGCGCAAGTTTGATGATTCATTCATGCGCCCGGTGTTTGGTGGTCGGGGGTTTACTCCTGTTGCTCCTGGTTCTCCAACGGAACAGGAACCATGA